The following coding sequences lie in one Deinococcus roseus genomic window:
- a CDS encoding RNA polymerase sigma factor, whose translation MSASQTNRKNLEVLKPLFDAHASQVLALILHLVKDRKQADVLLEDTFVQVHQQAGELEGKDARQILLRIAHSLCLQEKASRVREIPQADSDEGFAESAGMLPV comes from the coding sequence ATGTCAGCATCCCAGACAAACCGAAAAAACCTGGAAGTCCTGAAACCCCTGTTCGATGCCCATGCAAGTCAGGTGCTGGCATTGATTTTGCATCTGGTGAAAGACCGCAAACAGGCAGATGTTTTGCTGGAAGACACCTTCGTTCAGGTGCATCAACAGGCAGGTGAGCTGGAAGGGAAAGACGCAAGGCAAATCCTGCTGAGGATCGCCCACAGTTTGTGCCTGCAGGAAAAAGCAAGTCGGGTCAGAGAAATTCCGCAGGCTGACTCAGATGAAGGGTTTGCTGAAAGTGCTGGTATGCTGCCTGTGTAA
- a CDS encoding exo-alpha-sialidase has translation MSAIKQQFFKAVRGVTFALLLSPVAFAETPANTPLGSPDLGSQMYPRLIRLAHSGEKNGTLLATFDSWAPDSVAPIFQSTDDGQTWNELSRFSHRDGCCSTLYELPSSFGDNPEGTLFWATSYQNIMESGIELWRSLDHGKSWNCYSIPVRGNTGLWEPEFAVNSAGQLQMYYSSEEHKADGFNQSLVVLTSKDGKTFSDEKTVVGMPDFVQRPGMPIVRQGSSGTFYLVYEICGTGCDVYFRTSKDGSDWGNPEDPGTRIVSDGKFFRHAPNFTVSNTEAGDTLYMIGQTYHNPDGTLASNNGQVLLIGEKGGTGNWTEHPAPVQTPDPKGDLENPYDFTNYSSPLLLSQDGKALLGLGMKQQAIGLYKMFFGRTML, from the coding sequence ATGTCAGCAATTAAACAGCAATTCTTCAAGGCAGTGCGGGGGGTGACCTTCGCACTGCTGCTCTCCCCTGTTGCCTTTGCAGAAACCCCTGCAAACACTCCTCTGGGCAGTCCAGACCTGGGCAGCCAGATGTACCCCAGACTGATCCGTCTGGCCCACAGTGGCGAGAAAAACGGCACCCTGCTGGCGACCTTTGATTCCTGGGCACCGGACAGCGTGGCCCCGATTTTTCAGAGCACCGACGACGGCCAGACCTGGAACGAACTCAGCCGCTTTTCCCACCGGGATGGCTGCTGCAGCACCCTCTACGAGTTGCCTTCCTCTTTCGGAGACAACCCGGAAGGCACCCTGTTCTGGGCCACCTCCTACCAGAACATCATGGAATCGGGGATCGAGCTGTGGCGCAGCCTGGACCACGGCAAAAGCTGGAATTGCTACAGCATTCCTGTGCGTGGCAACACCGGCCTGTGGGAACCCGAATTCGCCGTGAACAGTGCAGGACAGCTGCAAATGTATTATTCCAGCGAGGAACACAAGGCAGACGGCTTCAACCAGAGCCTGGTGGTGCTGACATCAAAAGATGGCAAGACCTTCTCAGACGAGAAAACCGTGGTGGGCATGCCGGACTTCGTGCAACGCCCCGGAATGCCCATTGTCAGGCAGGGCAGCAGCGGCACCTTCTATCTGGTCTACGAGATTTGCGGCACGGGTTGTGATGTGTACTTCCGCACCTCGAAAGATGGCTCTGATTGGGGGAACCCAGAAGACCCAGGCACCCGCATTGTGTCAGACGGCAAGTTCTTCAGGCATGCACCCAATTTCACCGTTTCCAACACCGAGGCTGGAGACACCCTCTACATGATCGGGCAGACCTACCACAACCCGGACGGAACGCTGGCCAGCAACAACGGTCAGGTGCTTTTGATCGGTGAAAAGGGTGGGACAGGCAACTGGACCGAGCATCCTGCCCCGGTGCAAACCCCTGATCCCAAAGGGGATCTGGAGAACCCCTACGACTTCACCAACTATTCCAGCCCCCTGCTGCTCAGCCAGGACGGCAAAGCCCTGCTGGGACTGGGCATGAAACAACAGGCCATTGGGCTCTACAAGATGTTTTTTGGCCGCACCATGCTTTGA
- a CDS encoding CBM35 domain-containing protein, producing the protein MPRLTALNQTVLLVSTTLLLGACNQQAPAARTAVTAVQPSKQAVGTILSRGTSYTQLLRLQNQSNTSFNGRIQLAFEDLAGTGIPIYESTNDGASWTYITNVQDQNHPGDPSWKLEWQPHIYELQRTSGNLAKGTLLLAANAVKFNASGDPIQFQLQLYTSVNQGRTWQFRSQYANGASLPNDPNNTGVWEPHLVLLDDGRLVVFYSSEQYKAQGYNQLLTRKISNDGGLTWSAESNVVGIGGGAERPGMVTVARMGNGQYALAYEDVGGPQSGKVYVKFSADGLNWGSVTDRGVAVQTAGGTYGQATPVIRWFPVGGPKGTLIVSQQYTVNGSSGERKLYYNENYGQGPWWEMTAPVQTDGGNDHVGWTSGMLLKNDGQTVLHFASSALNGNINDNQIRFNTARIYPKRYQAENAQLTNAAKADEVLAWNHSKVGMIDYADSAVTFTVNVETAGTYPMTVRFNNTWGASSHNVSVNGAGSFPVNYSNGTYNDWRLTTVNVNLNAGSNTIKFMKGANFTELDYIEIPVRLNDNLTGGGKDQFNFQGTWSYGTACSDCMGNDDHYTNTANASSTVGFNGSQVKLYAAKAPHHGIAGVSIDNGPETMVDFYASARQGKQIVYTSPVLAQGNHTIKVRATGTRNASATDTFITVDAVDVSN; encoded by the coding sequence ATGCCCCGATTGACAGCTTTGAACCAGACCGTTCTTCTTGTGAGCACCACCCTCTTGCTGGGCGCATGCAACCAGCAAGCCCCTGCAGCCAGAACTGCAGTCACAGCCGTCCAGCCGTCCAAACAGGCCGTGGGCACCATCCTGTCCAGAGGCACCTCCTACACCCAGTTGCTGCGTCTGCAGAACCAGAGCAACACCAGCTTCAATGGACGCATTCAGCTGGCTTTTGAAGACCTTGCAGGCACAGGCATTCCCATCTATGAGAGCACCAACGACGGAGCCAGCTGGACCTACATCACCAACGTGCAGGACCAGAACCACCCCGGAGATCCCAGCTGGAAGCTGGAATGGCAACCCCACATTTACGAGTTGCAAAGAACCTCTGGAAACCTCGCCAAAGGCACCCTGCTGCTGGCCGCCAATGCTGTGAAATTCAACGCCAGTGGCGACCCCATCCAGTTCCAGCTGCAGCTTTACACCTCGGTGAACCAGGGCAGAACCTGGCAGTTTCGCAGCCAGTACGCCAACGGGGCCTCCCTTCCCAACGACCCCAACAACACCGGCGTGTGGGAGCCGCACCTCGTGCTGCTCGATGATGGGCGTCTGGTGGTCTTCTATTCCAGCGAGCAGTACAAGGCGCAGGGCTACAACCAGCTGCTCACCCGCAAGATCTCCAACGATGGGGGACTCACCTGGAGTGCAGAAAGCAACGTGGTGGGCATCGGGGGTGGCGCAGAACGACCCGGAATGGTCACGGTGGCCCGCATGGGGAATGGCCAGTACGCCCTGGCTTATGAAGATGTGGGCGGGCCACAATCCGGCAAAGTTTACGTGAAGTTCTCTGCAGACGGCCTCAACTGGGGTTCAGTGACAGACCGGGGCGTGGCCGTGCAAACCGCTGGAGGCACCTACGGACAGGCCACCCCGGTGATCCGCTGGTTCCCGGTGGGCGGCCCCAAAGGCACCCTGATTGTCTCCCAGCAGTACACCGTCAACGGCTCCAGTGGGGAAAGAAAGCTGTACTACAACGAGAATTACGGTCAGGGACCCTGGTGGGAAATGACTGCCCCCGTGCAGACCGATGGGGGCAACGACCACGTGGGCTGGACCTCCGGCATGCTGCTGAAAAACGACGGGCAAACCGTGCTGCACTTCGCCTCCTCTGCCCTGAACGGCAACATCAACGACAACCAGATCCGCTTCAACACCGCCCGCATCTACCCCAAACGCTACCAGGCCGAAAACGCCCAGCTCACCAACGCCGCAAAAGCCGATGAGGTGCTGGCCTGGAACCACTCCAAAGTGGGCATGATTGACTACGCAGACAGCGCAGTGACCTTCACGGTGAACGTGGAAACTGCGGGCACCTACCCCATGACGGTGCGCTTCAACAACACCTGGGGGGCCAGTTCCCACAACGTCTCGGTGAATGGTGCGGGCAGCTTCCCGGTCAATTACAGCAACGGGACCTACAACGACTGGCGGCTGACCACCGTGAACGTGAACCTCAACGCTGGGAGCAACACCATCAAGTTCATGAAAGGGGCCAACTTCACCGAACTGGATTACATCGAAATCCCGGTGCGCCTGAACGACAACCTGACCGGAGGCGGCAAGGACCAGTTCAACTTCCAGGGCACCTGGAGTTATGGCACAGCCTGCTCTGACTGCATGGGCAACGACGACCACTACACCAACACCGCAAATGCCAGCAGCACCGTCGGTTTCAACGGTTCACAGGTGAAGCTCTACGCTGCAAAAGCCCCACATCATGGCATCGCGGGAGTTTCCATCGACAACGGACCTGAAACCATGGTGGATTTCTATGCCTCTGCCAGACAGGGCAAGCAGATCGTGTACACCAGCCCGGTGCTGGCCCAGGGCAACCACACCATCAAAGTGCGGGCCACAGGCACCAGAAACGCCTCCGCCACTGACACATTCATCACTGTGGATGCCGTGGATGTCAGCAATTAA
- a CDS encoding ArsR/SmtB family transcription factor — MPISGPRKILLEGDSTIPVAQALSSKTRLLMLSLLSHNPMNVSDLAQAMEMPISTISTNIKILEEAGLLTVQYVPGTRGHQKLVAKKFDEVTLRLPGVTVEASQSDVVTVSMPIGNYHNFEVKPTCGLASDSKFIGMLDNPRSFYEPEHMFAQLLWFKQGFVEYNFPNNVPYGATSTELEFSAEMCSEAPQYNLDWPSDITLWINGIEVGTWTSPADFGGERGHLTPAWWPEDQTMYGLLKIYRITEEGSFVDGARISDVKFSDLGIDQNNHIKVRLGVKADAKNVGGINLFGDKCGNYPQDLVMRLRYTFPEGEKNYQLK; from the coding sequence ATGCCCATTTCTGGCCCCCGCAAGATCCTGCTGGAAGGAGACAGCACCATTCCGGTGGCGCAGGCCCTCAGCAGCAAGACCCGACTTCTCATGCTCAGCCTGCTTTCCCACAACCCCATGAATGTCTCCGATCTGGCCCAGGCCATGGAAATGCCCATCAGCACCATCAGCACCAACATCAAAATTCTGGAGGAAGCTGGACTTTTGACGGTCCAATATGTGCCCGGCACCCGTGGACACCAGAAGCTGGTGGCCAAGAAATTCGATGAAGTGACCCTGCGGCTGCCAGGAGTCACTGTGGAGGCTTCGCAGTCTGACGTGGTCACGGTGTCCATGCCCATCGGCAACTACCACAACTTTGAAGTGAAACCCACCTGCGGTCTGGCCTCGGACAGCAAGTTCATCGGCATGCTGGACAACCCCAGAAGTTTCTACGAACCCGAACACATGTTCGCGCAACTGTTGTGGTTCAAGCAGGGCTTTGTGGAATACAACTTCCCCAACAACGTGCCTTATGGAGCCACCTCCACCGAACTGGAGTTCTCGGCAGAGATGTGCTCTGAAGCCCCCCAGTACAACCTGGACTGGCCTTCAGACATCACCCTGTGGATCAACGGCATAGAAGTGGGCACCTGGACCAGTCCAGCAGATTTTGGAGGCGAACGCGGTCACCTCACTCCCGCCTGGTGGCCTGAAGACCAGACCATGTACGGCCTGCTGAAAATCTACCGGATCACCGAAGAAGGCAGTTTTGTGGATGGTGCACGCATCTCAGACGTGAAATTCAGCGATCTGGGCATCGACCAGAACAACCACATCAAGGTGCGTCTGGGGGTCAAAGCAGACGCCAAGAACGTGGGGGGCATCAATCTGTTCGGAGACAAATGCGGGAATTACCCGCAGGATCTGGTGATGCGCCTGCGCTACACTTTCCCGGAAGGCGAGAAAAACTACCAGCTCAAGTGA
- a CDS encoding SDR family oxidoreductase has product MTEILLITGGGRGIGAATARLAVERGYGVCISYLSNHIAAQTLVSELQNLGGTALALQADVGVESEVVRLFEQLDAELGPLTALVNNAGILEQQMRLDQMDAARLHRVFTTNVVGSFLCAREAVKRMSTVHGGKGGAIVNVSSTASRLGAPGEYVDYAASKGAIDAFTLGLAKEVATEGIRVNGVRPGVIYTEIHASGGEPGRVDRVKSGVPMLRGGEPEEVAKAILWLLSAEASYTTGTLLDVSGGR; this is encoded by the coding sequence ATGACTGAAATTCTGCTGATCACCGGAGGAGGTCGGGGCATCGGAGCAGCCACAGCCCGTCTGGCTGTGGAGCGTGGGTATGGGGTGTGCATCAGTTACCTGAGCAACCACATTGCTGCCCAGACCCTGGTGTCTGAATTGCAAAACCTGGGGGGCACTGCGCTGGCCCTGCAAGCCGATGTGGGCGTGGAATCCGAAGTGGTGCGGCTTTTTGAGCAGCTGGACGCTGAACTGGGACCGCTGACCGCACTGGTCAACAACGCCGGGATTCTGGAACAGCAGATGCGGTTGGACCAGATGGACGCCGCCCGCCTGCACCGGGTCTTCACCACCAACGTGGTGGGGTCTTTCCTGTGTGCCCGTGAGGCCGTGAAACGCATGTCCACAGTGCATGGGGGCAAAGGAGGGGCCATCGTGAACGTGTCCTCCACCGCCTCCAGGCTGGGTGCTCCGGGGGAATACGTGGATTACGCCGCTTCCAAAGGGGCCATTGATGCTTTCACGCTGGGACTGGCAAAAGAAGTCGCCACAGAGGGCATCCGGGTGAATGGGGTGCGCCCCGGGGTGATCTACACCGAAATTCATGCCAGTGGTGGCGAACCGGGGCGGGTGGACCGGGTGAAATCCGGGGTACCGATGCTGCGCGGCGGTGAGCCGGAGGAGGTGGCAAAGGCCATTTTGTGGTTGCTCTCAGCAGAAGCGTCTTACACCACGGGAACCCTGCTGGATGTGAGCGGAGGAAGGTAA
- a CDS encoding DEAD/DEAH box helicase — protein sequence MTLPPNPASGQPLRREMFQTYFALPDWQDGEALQQQGDVVSCQYFDQKHMLDGKVRDVVEVFRVKIIVEENAFAASCTCRRDRKKRTCKHMAALLLHWMTPPPAPAQPRASLLTPADERHLERIASDWTLHRSLHEAHRIKLQMLYQRCPDAVEQFLKRGSWGALWREVQEMVAPTPVPEPAEPEAEVLELGTLTLSAPRKPSILHTQGQAQRPAEPLPVPVSRQQLVFALELGKTAPQSTFPRLVPLVATVNRGALKDLKVYVPHKIPYLPTVWEKDMLQKVSDSRAQHRLRHTELTDDLLQELLSEKRLYLNESWHHPLQEAAPRIGEARWETDEAGKQHPVFSTRPTARIMVLNTVWYIDTMALKMGQVETEVLPHQLTFFMTMHAVSPEQVPKARQALRNVSGSHLPLPTEVPFDEQQGVLVPRLRVAAQDWVIAGLQAPVPTVSLSLTYLDQRVPGPFVQGRKRPLPSLRFSTEQGLLVVHRNNEAEQQVMKTMTTLGFHLLKNSNQDTLEYRFGPPGQFVPEHLWMHLLKKVFPDLKDQGWEVVLDASFPYRVVQPSLDASIQEEEGWFTLDLGVQVDGENVSLLPLLVNWMQNHQEELQMLLEQDGEQIEYLAVGHHTFVQVEMHRLRSILKLLMEFYSPRQQDFRLPRMAAGLLEDLQDHPQIRWQGGQAVLELAQNLGKMHARKRPKLPASLNATLRRYQHEGVGWLQMLRKTGCNGILADDMGLGKTLQTLTHLLIEKEGKRLKKPALIVAPTSVMPNWISEAAKFTPSLKTLLLHGPSRHKHFDQIPEADVVFTSYALLKRDIEVLSAHKYHMVILDEAQYIKNHHSQSSQALKELSSKHRLCLTGTPMENHLGELWSLFQFLMPGLLPREADFRTMFRQPIEQENDRSRQLRLARMVKPLMLRRTKQQVAPELPEKTEITVQLDLEGGQRDVYETLRVAMQERLKEEIEDRGLARSQIHVLDALLKLRQACCDPRLLSMEEAKKIKTSVKLQWLTETLPEMLEEGRTVLIFSQFTTLLDLLGEALKDLNIEYALLTGSTTDRQAQVQRFQSGEVKVFLVSLKAGGVGLNLTAADTVIHYDPWWNPAAENQATDRAYRIGQDKPVFVYKLVTTGTIEEKILVLQRHKAALASGILEGTLGEGLRITEEDLQGLLG from the coding sequence ATGACCCTGCCCCCCAATCCTGCCAGCGGGCAACCCTTGCGTCGGGAGATGTTCCAGACGTATTTTGCTCTGCCTGACTGGCAAGACGGAGAAGCCCTTCAGCAGCAGGGAGATGTGGTCTCCTGCCAGTATTTTGACCAGAAGCACATGCTGGACGGCAAAGTCCGCGATGTGGTGGAGGTGTTCAGGGTCAAGATCATCGTGGAGGAGAACGCCTTTGCTGCAAGCTGCACCTGCCGCCGGGACCGCAAGAAGCGCACCTGCAAACACATGGCGGCCCTCTTGCTGCACTGGATGACCCCTCCTCCTGCACCTGCCCAGCCCAGAGCCTCTTTGCTGACCCCTGCCGATGAAAGGCACCTGGAACGCATTGCCTCAGACTGGACGCTGCACCGCTCTTTGCACGAAGCCCACCGCATCAAGCTGCAAATGCTGTACCAGCGTTGCCCGGATGCTGTGGAGCAGTTCCTCAAGCGGGGCAGCTGGGGTGCCCTGTGGCGTGAGGTGCAGGAAATGGTGGCCCCCACCCCAGTGCCAGAACCTGCCGAGCCAGAAGCCGAGGTGCTGGAACTGGGCACCCTGACCCTCTCAGCCCCCAGAAAACCTTCCATTCTGCACACCCAGGGTCAGGCCCAGCGTCCTGCCGAGCCGCTTCCGGTTCCGGTCAGCAGGCAGCAACTGGTTTTTGCGCTGGAACTGGGAAAGACTGCCCCTCAAAGCACTTTCCCGCGTCTGGTGCCCCTGGTGGCCACAGTGAACCGGGGGGCACTCAAAGACCTCAAGGTCTACGTGCCCCACAAGATCCCTTACCTGCCCACCGTGTGGGAAAAGGACATGCTGCAGAAGGTCTCGGACAGCCGCGCCCAGCACCGCCTGAGGCACACCGAACTCACCGACGACCTGCTGCAGGAACTGCTCTCGGAAAAACGACTTTACCTGAATGAAAGCTGGCACCATCCGCTGCAGGAGGCCGCTCCCAGAATCGGAGAGGCCCGCTGGGAAACCGATGAGGCCGGGAAGCAGCATCCGGTGTTCTCCACCCGGCCCACTGCCCGCATCATGGTGCTGAACACTGTGTGGTACATCGACACCATGGCCCTGAAGATGGGTCAGGTGGAAACAGAAGTCTTGCCGCACCAGTTGACTTTCTTCATGACCATGCACGCAGTGTCTCCCGAGCAGGTGCCCAAGGCCCGTCAGGCGTTGCGCAATGTGTCTGGGTCGCACCTGCCGCTTCCCACTGAGGTGCCTTTCGATGAGCAGCAGGGGGTGCTGGTGCCCAGATTGCGGGTGGCTGCCCAGGACTGGGTGATCGCTGGACTGCAGGCCCCGGTGCCCACGGTTTCCCTGTCCCTCACCTACCTGGACCAGCGGGTGCCCGGTCCTTTTGTGCAGGGCCGCAAGCGCCCACTCCCTTCCCTGAGGTTCTCCACTGAGCAGGGTCTGCTGGTGGTGCACCGCAACAACGAAGCCGAGCAGCAGGTGATGAAAACCATGACCACTCTGGGTTTCCATCTGCTGAAAAATTCAAACCAGGACACCCTGGAATACCGCTTTGGACCTCCCGGTCAGTTTGTGCCAGAGCATTTGTGGATGCACCTGCTGAAAAAAGTCTTCCCGGACCTGAAAGACCAGGGCTGGGAAGTGGTGCTGGACGCTTCTTTCCCTTACCGGGTGGTGCAACCTTCCCTGGACGCCAGCATTCAGGAAGAAGAAGGCTGGTTCACCCTGGACCTGGGGGTGCAGGTGGATGGGGAAAACGTCTCCCTCTTGCCACTGCTGGTCAACTGGATGCAAAACCACCAGGAAGAACTGCAGATGCTGCTGGAGCAGGATGGCGAGCAGATCGAGTATCTGGCGGTCGGGCACCACACTTTTGTGCAGGTGGAAATGCACCGCCTGCGTTCCATCCTGAAACTCCTGATGGAGTTTTACTCTCCCAGACAGCAGGATTTCCGTTTGCCCCGCATGGCAGCAGGTTTGCTGGAAGATTTGCAGGACCACCCGCAGATCCGCTGGCAGGGCGGGCAGGCGGTGCTGGAACTCGCCCAGAACCTGGGGAAAATGCATGCCCGCAAACGCCCCAAATTGCCCGCTTCCCTGAATGCCACCCTGAGGCGGTACCAGCATGAAGGGGTGGGCTGGCTGCAAATGCTGCGCAAGACGGGTTGCAATGGCATCCTGGCAGATGACATGGGACTGGGCAAAACGTTGCAGACCCTCACGCACCTCTTGATTGAGAAGGAAGGGAAGCGCCTCAAAAAACCTGCCCTGATTGTGGCCCCCACTTCGGTGATGCCCAACTGGATTTCCGAGGCTGCAAAATTCACCCCTTCCCTGAAGACCCTCTTGCTGCATGGTCCTTCCCGCCACAAACACTTTGACCAGATCCCGGAAGCGGATGTGGTGTTCACCAGTTACGCCCTCTTAAAACGGGACATCGAGGTGCTGTCTGCCCACAAGTACCACATGGTGATTCTGGACGAGGCCCAGTACATCAAGAACCACCACAGCCAGTCCAGTCAGGCCTTGAAGGAACTGTCCAGCAAGCACCGGTTGTGCCTGACCGGAACGCCCATGGAGAACCACCTGGGAGAACTCTGGTCGCTCTTTCAGTTCCTGATGCCCGGACTCCTTCCCAGAGAGGCGGATTTCCGCACCATGTTCAGGCAACCCATCGAGCAGGAAAATGACCGCAGCCGCCAGTTGCGTCTGGCCCGCATGGTCAAACCCCTGATGCTCAGGCGCACCAAGCAGCAGGTGGCCCCCGAACTCCCCGAAAAAACCGAAATCACTGTGCAGCTGGATCTGGAAGGTGGGCAACGCGATGTGTACGAAACCCTCAGGGTGGCCATGCAGGAACGCCTGAAAGAGGAAATCGAGGACCGGGGGCTGGCCCGCAGCCAGATTCATGTGCTGGACGCCCTGCTGAAGCTCCGTCAGGCCTGTTGTGATCCGCGTTTGCTGTCCATGGAGGAAGCCAAAAAAATCAAAACCTCGGTCAAGCTGCAGTGGCTCACCGAAACCCTGCCCGAAATGCTGGAGGAGGGCCGCACGGTGTTGATCTTCTCGCAGTTCACCACTTTGCTGGATTTGCTGGGAGAGGCCCTGAAAGACTTGAACATCGAATACGCCTTGCTGACGGGAAGCACCACGGACCGTCAGGCCCAGGTGCAGCGTTTCCAGTCTGGCGAGGTCAAGGTCTTTCTGGTCAGCCTGAAAGCTGGAGGGGTGGGTCTGAACCTCACAGCAGCAGACACGGTGATCCATTACGACCCCTGGTGGAACCCCGCCGCCGAAAACCAGGCCACCGACCGGGCTTACCGCATCGGGCAGGACAAACCGGTTTTTGTGTACAAACTGGTCACCACCGGAACCATTGAGGAGAAAATTCTGGTGCTGCAGAGGCACAAGGCCGCCCTGGCTTCCGGAATTCTGGAAGGCACCCTCGGTGAGGGCCTGCGCATCACTGAAGAAGACTTGCAAGGTCTGCTGGGGTGA
- a CDS encoding glycoside hydrolase family 2 protein, with product MDFDYPRPLLQRPDWQSLNGSWQFAFDPEQQHTHPSQVDFDREILVPYCPESQKSGLHATDHCKAVWYRQTFTVPEKAATERTILHFAAVDHQARIWVNGIFATEHKGGHTPFSVDITLHLQNNSETFEIAVQAIDHPTRLDQPRGKQEWLTELHAIWYPRTTGIWQTVWLETVPQTHIRDLLFTPDLKSWSILLDAELDGPTDNTSLRIDFYANGRQIASDTCLLLGNHLQRRITLPDGSWDDVRNHLTWSPEHPQLIDVELTVLQAGQPTDTVQSYTALREVRLEEGRFLLNDRACNLRLVLDQGYWPESLMTATETELRRDILLTKRLGFNGVRKHQKIESARYLYWADRLGLMVWEEMPSAYALSDHSIQMLTQEWMEALKRDRGHPCIVAWVPINESWGVPDLTLSEKPRQLVSALYHLTRSLDSTRPVIGNDGWEITVSDILAVHDYTSDPEVIRERYGNAQRVLDTLKHERPGGRVLLLDKTLLDHNLPVMLTEFGGIAFAPKTTDGWGYSRADSSENFTRHYTSLLRAVHDCKPLSGFCYTQLTDTFQEKNGLLFEDRTFKGDPLQIAQATRGIRNAHQAEMDRNPDDLGYNHLWRAKQKSV from the coding sequence ATGGATTTTGACTACCCCAGACCCCTCCTTCAGCGCCCAGACTGGCAATCCCTCAACGGGAGCTGGCAGTTTGCGTTTGACCCAGAGCAGCAACACACCCACCCTTCGCAGGTGGACTTTGACCGTGAAATTCTGGTTCCCTACTGCCCCGAAAGCCAGAAAAGCGGTTTGCATGCCACCGACCACTGCAAAGCCGTGTGGTACCGCCAGACTTTCACTGTTCCCGAAAAAGCCGCCACAGAACGCACCATCCTGCACTTCGCCGCTGTGGACCACCAGGCCCGCATCTGGGTGAACGGCATTTTTGCCACCGAACACAAAGGCGGGCACACCCCCTTCAGCGTGGACATCACCCTGCACCTGCAGAACAACAGCGAGACCTTTGAGATTGCAGTGCAGGCCATTGACCACCCCACCCGCCTGGACCAGCCCAGGGGCAAGCAGGAATGGCTGACCGAACTGCACGCCATCTGGTACCCCAGAACCACCGGAATCTGGCAGACCGTGTGGCTGGAAACCGTCCCACAAACCCACATCCGTGATCTGCTGTTCACCCCGGACCTGAAAAGCTGGTCCATCCTGCTGGATGCAGAACTCGACGGCCCCACAGACAACACCTCGCTCAGAATCGACTTTTACGCCAACGGACGTCAAATTGCCTCTGACACCTGCCTGCTGCTCGGAAACCACCTGCAACGCCGCATCACCCTGCCAGACGGCTCCTGGGACGATGTGCGAAACCACCTCACCTGGTCCCCCGAGCACCCCCAACTCATTGATGTGGAACTGACCGTTTTGCAAGCTGGACAGCCCACAGACACCGTGCAGAGCTACACCGCCCTGCGTGAAGTGCGACTGGAAGAAGGCCGCTTCCTGCTCAATGACCGTGCCTGCAACCTCAGGCTGGTTCTGGACCAGGGGTACTGGCCCGAATCCCTGATGACCGCCACCGAAACCGAACTGCGGCGGGACATCCTGCTCACCAAACGCCTGGGGTTCAACGGGGTGCGCAAACACCAGAAGATCGAAAGCGCCCGCTACCTGTACTGGGCAGACCGCCTGGGCCTGATGGTGTGGGAGGAAATGCCCAGTGCCTACGCCCTTTCGGACCACAGCATTCAAATGCTGACCCAGGAATGGATGGAAGCCTTGAAACGCGACCGGGGACACCCCTGCATCGTGGCCTGGGTGCCCATCAACGAATCCTGGGGGGTTCCGGACCTCACCCTCTCTGAAAAACCCAGACAGCTGGTGTCTGCCCTGTACCACCTGACCCGCAGCCTGGATTCCACCCGCCCTGTGATTGGCAACGACGGCTGGGAAATCACCGTGTCGGACATTCTGGCCGTGCACGACTACACCAGCGACCCCGAAGTGATCCGGGAACGTTACGGCAACGCACAGCGCGTTCTGGACACCCTGAAACATGAGCGGCCCGGAGGAAGGGTGCTGCTGCTGGACAAGACCCTGCTGGACCACAACCTGCCCGTCATGCTCACCGAATTTGGCGGCATTGCCTTCGCACCCAAAACCACCGACGGCTGGGGATACAGCCGCGCCGACAGCAGCGAAAACTTCACCCGCCACTACACCAGCCTGCTGCGCGCCGTACACGACTGCAAACCCCTCTCTGGCTTCTGTTACACCCAGCTGACAGACACCTTCCAGGAGAAAAACGGCCTGCTTTTTGAAGACCGCACCTTCAAAGGCGACCCCCTGCAAATCGCCCAGGCCACCAGAGGCATCAGGAACGCCCACCAGGCCGAAATGGACCGCAACCCCGACGACCTGGGTTACAACCACCTCTGGCGGGCCAAACAGAAAAGCGTTTGA